The Oryza glaberrima chromosome 5, OglaRS2, whole genome shotgun sequence DNA segment GCCTTCTCCATCCAGGgctcctactccctccggtaCCAGCGCCGCCTCTccggccgcatcgccgccgaccgcctcaCCAACCTCCAGGGCGTCTCCGTCAAGATCCTCTTCCTGTGGGTCAACATCGTCGAGGTCACCCGCCACGGCGACGAGCTCGGCTTCTCCGTCGGCATCGCCTCCGCCGACTTCGGCATCGACAACTTCCTCGAGTCCCCGCAGTGCGGCTGCGGCTTCGACTGCCACGACCACCGCGATCTGTCGCTGCCGCTTCCGCTGCCGGAGCCCAGCCTGCGGCTGCGAGGTGCGTTCTagaatcctcctcctcctcgatccttGGAGGTTGCTGCTCTAAAGCAATTCTTGGATAAATGCTGTTGGTGTGAGCTGCAAGATCCAAATCTATCTTTAGATGGGTTAATAAACAAGAATTGGTAGATCCCCAACTTTTTGATGGGATAGGAAATTCAGAGCTCGATTTCGTATGTTTCTGCACTGTTTCAGACAGTTTAGAGAGAATCACAGGAGAAAGTAAGATCAGCTGAATTTTCTTGTATGCAAATTCTTTGGGAACTataccgagaaaaaaaaataactcaatGGAATTATGTTCTTTAGCTTGTAGTTCTGAGGCATCTGGATGACTGGATGAATATTGTTGCGAAGTTTGTTGAGATGCCAGAATGATTCTATGGCTGGCAGGTGTAACTGCCTGTTCTGATCTTCTGTTAGTTGGTTGAAGATATCAAACATCTCCATTTTAATATAGGACATGCAGCATTGTAGTTAAGATGATTACAAAGGGGATTTTTAGGGAAGTCTACATCTTTGCGATGTGAAGAGTTGCTATAAAATTCCAAAACAACAAGTGTTAAATTGTGCCAGGAAATATTGTGTTTTGAGTCAGATAGTCAGGTGAGAAGTATGCCCAAGATGATTAAGGTTTTGTCTGTCTTTCACTATGAATGTTTATTCCAAGCATAAGACATTCAGTAGATTTGTCTTTTGAGACATCTATTTAACAATCAA contains these protein-coding regions:
- the LOC127772928 gene encoding uncharacterized protein LOC127772928, whose protein sequence is MPRVPLPLLLLVALLVAGGGGAAAETKPTAYEALATFDFPPGILPKGVVSYTLDDATGDFTATLNTTSTCAFSIQGSYSLRYQRRLSGRIAADRLTNLQGVSVKILFLWVNIVEVTRHGDELGFSVGIASADFGIDNFLESPQCGCGFDCHDHRDLSLPLPLPEPSLRLRGAF